The Desulfohalovibrio reitneri genome contains a region encoding:
- a CDS encoding acetate/propionate family kinase translates to MNVLVLNSGSSSIKFQFFAMQGGEGGAVRAKGAVERIGESSGKFEYENEKGAEFKREDAVPDHDAGLRLVMEALTHADHGVLASTDEIEAVGHRVVHGGERFHAPTSINDEVEQAIEAHIPLAPLHNPPNLTGIRTARKLIPNAEQVAVFDTAFHQTMPPHAYMYAFPYELYEQAGVRRYGFHGTSHAYVSRELCKLMGREVEDVNLISAHLGNGASMAAVAGGRCVDTSLGMTPLAGLIMGTRTGDFDPAILFYLARERGYSLEEMDQLVNKESGLKGICGSNDLRDVHDKAASGDERAALALEMLAYRNRKYFGGYFAALGRVDAIVFTAGVGENDDRVRELSLQGLSGLGVHVDPERNQAGGGRFKAPGRISTDDSPVQVWVVPTNEELEIARQTYTALRA, encoded by the coding sequence ATGAACGTTCTGGTACTCAACTCCGGCAGCTCGTCCATCAAGTTCCAATTCTTCGCCATGCAAGGCGGGGAGGGCGGCGCCGTCCGCGCCAAGGGCGCGGTGGAGCGCATCGGCGAGTCGTCCGGCAAGTTCGAATACGAAAACGAGAAGGGTGCGGAGTTCAAGCGCGAGGACGCCGTGCCCGACCACGACGCCGGTCTGCGCCTGGTCATGGAGGCCCTGACCCACGCCGACCACGGCGTGCTGGCCTCCACCGACGAGATCGAGGCCGTTGGGCACCGCGTGGTGCACGGCGGGGAGCGCTTCCACGCCCCCACCAGCATCAACGACGAGGTGGAGCAGGCCATCGAGGCCCACATCCCCCTGGCCCCGCTGCACAATCCGCCCAACCTCACCGGCATCCGGACGGCCCGCAAGCTCATTCCGAACGCCGAACAGGTGGCCGTGTTCGACACCGCCTTCCACCAGACCATGCCCCCGCACGCCTACATGTACGCCTTCCCCTACGAGCTGTACGAGCAGGCCGGGGTGCGCCGCTACGGGTTCCACGGCACCTCCCACGCCTACGTCTCCCGCGAGCTGTGCAAGCTCATGGGCCGCGAGGTGGAGGACGTGAACCTCATCTCCGCCCATCTGGGCAACGGCGCCTCCATGGCCGCCGTGGCCGGAGGGCGGTGCGTGGACACCTCGCTGGGCATGACTCCGCTGGCGGGGCTGATCATGGGCACCCGCACCGGCGACTTCGACCCGGCCATCCTCTTCTACCTGGCCCGCGAGCGGGGCTACTCCCTGGAGGAGATGGACCAGCTGGTGAACAAGGAGTCCGGGCTGAAGGGCATCTGCGGCAGCAACGACCTGCGCGACGTGCACGATAAGGCAGCCTCGGGCGACGAGCGCGCCGCCCTGGCCCTGGAGATGCTGGCCTACCGCAACCGCAAGTATTTCGGCGGCTATTTCGCCGCATTGGGCCGTGTGGACGCCATCGTCTTCACGGCCGGGGTGGGAGAGAACGACGACCGGGTCCGGGAATTGTCCCTGCAGGGGCTGTCCGGCCTCGGCGTCCATGTGGATCCGGAACGCAACCAGGCCGGCGGCGGCCGTTTCAAGGCGCCAGGCCGCATTTCCACTGACGATTCCCCGGTTCAGGTGTGGGTTGTGCCCACCAATGAAGAGCTGGAAATCGCCAGGCAGACCTACACTGCGCTGCGGGCCTAA
- the pta gene encoding phosphate acetyltransferase: protein MSRSLYITATESRSGKSAIVLGVMQEILRKVGRPAIFRPVITAGAAEEEGRDHDIELIRKAFNLDQEYEQAYAMHLREARELINTGRRDVLLETVLGKFKELEQEYDFVLCEGTDFLGKDPAFEFELNAEMAANLGAPVLFVANGRGKTAEEVMSLAQGTIETLEEAGVDILAAIVNRLACDDCQALAKSLQCKVRCKEPLLAYAIPEVETLGNPTMKDVAKWLKGQVIYGHGQMETLIEEYLIAAMQIGNFLEYIDQGALIITPGDRSDIILASLASRLSSQYPDISGMVLTGGLQPPPAVHKLIEGWTGVPVPIVSVKEHTHLTTQKLNELYGRIGADDPKKIATALGVFESNVDVGELSDRILAERSSRVTPKMFEYGLVQRAAADPQRIVLPEGTSERVLRATDILLRRKVADIILVGGEEEVHSKASQFGLDISGARIVDPSTFERQEEYAETYFQARQHKGVRLEDAADRMLDPTYFGTMMVHLGDADGMVSGSVTTTAQTIRPAFEFVKTKPGFSIVSSAFFMCLRDRVLVFGDCAVNPNPNAQQLAEIAINSAQTAEIFGIEPRVAMLSYSTGESGSGTDVQKVVEATAIAKERAPDLLLEGPLQYDAAIDPETAKTKAPNSKVAGQATVFIFPDLNTGNNTYKAVQRAAGAVAIGPVLQGLNKPVNDLSRGCVVEDIVNTVAITAVQAQAEKQSK from the coding sequence ATGTCCCGCAGCCTCTACATAACCGCCACCGAAAGCCGCAGCGGCAAATCGGCCATCGTCCTCGGAGTCATGCAGGAGATCCTGCGCAAGGTGGGTCGGCCGGCCATTTTCCGGCCGGTCATCACCGCCGGAGCCGCCGAGGAGGAAGGCCGGGACCACGACATCGAGCTGATCCGCAAGGCCTTCAACCTGGATCAGGAGTACGAGCAGGCCTATGCCATGCACCTGCGCGAAGCGCGGGAGCTGATCAACACCGGCCGCCGCGACGTGCTCCTGGAGACCGTGCTCGGCAAGTTCAAGGAGCTGGAGCAGGAGTACGACTTCGTGCTCTGCGAAGGCACCGACTTCCTGGGCAAGGACCCGGCCTTCGAGTTCGAGCTCAACGCGGAGATGGCCGCCAACCTCGGCGCGCCCGTGCTCTTCGTGGCCAACGGCCGCGGCAAGACGGCGGAAGAGGTCATGTCCCTGGCCCAGGGCACCATCGAGACCCTGGAGGAAGCCGGGGTCGACATCCTGGCGGCCATCGTCAACCGGCTTGCCTGCGACGACTGCCAGGCCCTGGCCAAGAGCCTGCAGTGCAAGGTGCGCTGCAAGGAGCCGCTTTTGGCCTACGCCATTCCCGAGGTGGAGACGCTGGGCAACCCCACCATGAAGGACGTGGCCAAGTGGCTGAAGGGGCAGGTGATCTACGGGCACGGCCAGATGGAGACCCTCATCGAGGAGTACCTCATCGCGGCCATGCAGATCGGCAACTTCCTGGAGTACATCGACCAGGGCGCGCTGATCATCACCCCCGGGGACCGCTCGGACATCATCCTGGCCTCCCTGGCCTCCAGGCTCTCCTCCCAGTACCCGGACATCTCCGGCATGGTGCTCACCGGCGGGCTGCAGCCTCCGCCAGCGGTGCACAAGCTCATCGAAGGCTGGACCGGCGTGCCGGTGCCCATCGTGTCGGTCAAGGAACACACCCACCTCACCACTCAGAAGCTCAACGAGCTGTACGGACGCATCGGGGCGGACGATCCCAAGAAGATCGCCACCGCCCTGGGCGTCTTCGAGTCCAACGTGGACGTGGGCGAGCTGTCCGACCGCATCCTGGCCGAGCGCTCCAGCCGGGTGACGCCGAAGATGTTCGAGTACGGACTGGTGCAGCGGGCCGCGGCCGATCCCCAGCGCATCGTGCTGCCCGAGGGCACCAGCGAGCGGGTGCTGCGGGCCACGGACATCCTGCTGCGCCGCAAGGTGGCCGACATCATCCTGGTCGGCGGCGAGGAGGAGGTGCACTCCAAGGCCTCCCAGTTCGGCCTGGATATCTCAGGCGCCCGCATTGTGGACCCATCCACCTTCGAGCGGCAGGAGGAGTACGCCGAGACCTACTTCCAGGCCCGCCAGCACAAGGGCGTGCGCCTGGAGGACGCGGCCGACCGCATGCTCGACCCCACCTACTTCGGCACCATGATGGTGCACCTGGGTGACGCGGACGGCATGGTCTCGGGCTCGGTGACCACCACCGCCCAGACCATCCGTCCCGCCTTCGAGTTCGTGAAGACCAAGCCGGGCTTCTCCATCGTCTCCTCGGCCTTCTTCATGTGCCTGCGCGACCGTGTGCTGGTCTTCGGCGACTGCGCCGTGAACCCCAACCCCAACGCCCAGCAGCTGGCCGAGATCGCCATCAACTCCGCCCAGACGGCGGAGATATTCGGCATCGAGCCGCGCGTGGCCATGCTCTCCTATTCCACCGGCGAGTCCGGCTCCGGCACGGACGTGCAGAAGGTGGTGGAGGCCACGGCCATCGCCAAGGAGCGGGCCCCGGACCTGCTCCTGGAAGGGCCGTTGCAGTACGACGCGGCCATCGACCCGGAGACCGCCAAGACCAAGGCGCCCAACTCCAAGGTGGCGGGGCAGGCCACGGTCTTTATCTTCCCGGACCTCAATACCGGCAACAACACCTACAAGGCGGTCCAGCGGGCCGCGGGCGCGGTGGCCATCGGCCCCGTGCTGCAGGGCCTCAACAAGCCGGTCAACGACCTCTCGCGCGGCTGCGTGGTGGAGGACATCGTGAATACGGTGGCCATCACCGCGGTGCAGGCCCAGGCGGAAAAGCAGAGTAAATAA
- a CDS encoding (Fe-S)-binding protein has product MAEIQELIKLLGELDDELVGCMRCGMCQAQCPVFAQTGREADVARGKLALLDGLAHEMIKDPKGVKERLDRCLLCGSCQAACPSGVKVVDIFLKARAILTGYMGLPPAKKVIFQQLMTRPQLFDKIVGLGSRFQGVFSKKASEVMGTSCARFASPLGDRHYPNLADKPFHKTQGELNEPRGSSGMRVAFFPGCVTDKVYPRVAEATLKVLRHHGVGIYLPHGQACCGIPALSSGERKSFEKMVETNLSLFEKGDFDYIITVCATCAATLKDVWPMMVEDDTRRERAKAMSGKVMDISQFLVDVLGVEPGEAHGGKKVTYHDPCHLRNSLKVTAQPRNVLKASRGVEFTEMPEAATCCGCGGSFSLEHYDLSRTIGQRKAENVGKSGAELAATSCPACMMQISDMLSQKGENTPVRHVVEVYAEGLK; this is encoded by the coding sequence ATGGCCGAGATTCAGGAACTCATCAAACTGCTTGGCGAGCTGGACGACGAACTCGTCGGCTGCATGCGCTGCGGCATGTGCCAGGCGCAGTGCCCGGTCTTCGCCCAGACCGGGCGGGAGGCCGACGTGGCCCGGGGCAAGCTGGCCCTGCTGGACGGGCTGGCCCACGAGATGATCAAGGATCCCAAGGGGGTCAAGGAGCGCCTGGACCGCTGCCTGCTGTGCGGTTCCTGCCAGGCGGCTTGCCCCTCAGGGGTGAAGGTGGTGGACATCTTCCTCAAGGCCCGGGCCATTCTCACCGGGTACATGGGGCTGCCCCCCGCCAAGAAGGTCATCTTCCAGCAACTCATGACCCGGCCCCAGCTGTTCGACAAGATCGTCGGGCTGGGCTCGCGCTTCCAGGGCGTATTCTCCAAGAAGGCCAGCGAGGTCATGGGCACGTCCTGCGCCCGCTTCGCCTCGCCCCTGGGGGACCGCCACTATCCCAACCTGGCGGACAAGCCCTTCCACAAGACGCAGGGCGAGCTGAACGAGCCCCGGGGCTCCTCCGGGATGCGCGTGGCCTTCTTCCCCGGCTGCGTCACGGACAAGGTCTATCCCCGCGTGGCCGAGGCGACCCTCAAGGTGCTTCGCCACCACGGCGTGGGGATCTACCTGCCCCACGGACAGGCCTGTTGCGGAATCCCCGCCCTGTCCTCGGGCGAGCGGAAGTCCTTCGAGAAGATGGTGGAAACCAACCTCTCCCTTTTCGAAAAGGGAGACTTCGATTACATTATCACTGTGTGCGCCACCTGCGCGGCCACGCTCAAGGACGTGTGGCCCATGATGGTGGAGGACGACACCCGCCGGGAACGGGCCAAGGCCATGAGCGGCAAGGTCATGGACATCTCCCAGTTCCTGGTGGACGTGCTCGGCGTGGAGCCGGGCGAGGCCCACGGCGGCAAGAAGGTCACCTACCACGACCCCTGCCACCTGCGGAACTCGCTGAAGGTCACCGCCCAGCCCCGCAACGTGCTCAAGGCGAGCCGCGGCGTGGAGTTCACGGAGATGCCCGAGGCGGCCACCTGCTGCGGCTGCGGCGGCTCCTTCTCCCTGGAGCACTACGACCTGTCCCGCACCATCGGCCAGCGCAAGGCCGAGAACGTCGGCAAAAGCGGCGCCGAGTTGGCGGCCACCTCCTGTCCGGCCTGCATGATGCAGATCTCCGACATGCTCTCCCAGAAGGGGGAGAATACCCCGGTGCGCCACGTCGTCGAGGTCTACGCCGAGGGCCTGAAGTAA
- a CDS encoding FAD-binding oxidoreductase — MADATTLAKDFEAIVGADNVMTHEADLHAYSYDSAVLPSKAPALAVRPTTEDQLARVTRACNQKGLPLTVRGAGTNLSGGTIPEQGGVVILTGALNQVLEINEEDLYAVCQPGVVTAKFAAEVASRGLFYPPDPGSQAVSTLGGNVAENAGGLRGLKYGVTKDYLMGIDFFDVDGEQVTSGSRTVKCVTGYNLPGLMSASEGTLGVFNKLIFKLVPPPQASQAMMAVFDDVQDASRTVASIIRNKIVPCTLEFMDNVTIRTVEGFRGAGLPTDAAALLLIEVDGHPVQVKEDAEKIEKICKEEGVRSIEIARDAEHKGQLWQARRDALPALANFRPTCVLEDATVPRSKMPDMMTALGRIADEYKLTIGTFGHAGDGNLHPTIMTDKRDKDEWHRVEEAVNAIFEEALGMGGTLSGEHGIGIAKSQWMEKETSPATIAYCRKMKAALDPNNILNPGKIIGT, encoded by the coding sequence ATGGCCGACGCCACCACCCTCGCCAAGGATTTCGAGGCCATCGTCGGGGCGGACAACGTCATGACCCACGAGGCCGATCTGCACGCCTATTCCTACGATTCGGCGGTGCTGCCCTCCAAGGCCCCGGCCCTGGCCGTGCGCCCCACCACCGAGGACCAGCTCGCCCGCGTGACCCGCGCCTGCAACCAGAAGGGCCTGCCCCTGACGGTGCGCGGCGCCGGAACCAACCTCTCCGGAGGCACCATTCCCGAGCAGGGCGGCGTGGTCATTCTCACCGGCGCCCTGAACCAGGTGCTGGAGATCAACGAGGAAGACCTCTACGCCGTCTGCCAGCCGGGCGTGGTGACAGCCAAGTTCGCCGCCGAAGTGGCCTCCCGCGGCCTCTTCTATCCCCCGGACCCCGGCTCCCAGGCCGTGTCCACCCTGGGCGGCAACGTGGCCGAAAACGCCGGTGGCCTGCGGGGCCTGAAGTACGGCGTGACCAAGGACTACCTCATGGGCATCGACTTCTTCGACGTGGACGGCGAGCAGGTCACTTCCGGCTCCCGCACCGTGAAGTGCGTCACCGGGTACAACCTGCCCGGCCTGATGTCCGCCTCCGAGGGCACCCTGGGCGTTTTCAACAAGCTCATCTTCAAGCTCGTCCCGCCGCCGCAGGCCTCCCAGGCCATGATGGCCGTGTTCGACGATGTGCAGGACGCCTCCCGCACCGTGGCCTCCATCATCCGCAATAAGATCGTGCCCTGCACCCTGGAGTTCATGGACAACGTGACCATCCGCACCGTGGAGGGCTTCCGCGGCGCCGGGCTGCCCACCGACGCGGCCGCCCTGCTGCTCATCGAGGTGGACGGCCACCCCGTGCAGGTCAAGGAGGACGCCGAGAAGATCGAGAAAATCTGCAAGGAAGAGGGCGTGCGTTCCATTGAGATCGCCCGCGACGCCGAGCACAAGGGCCAGCTCTGGCAGGCCCGGCGCGACGCGCTGCCCGCCCTGGCCAACTTCCGGCCCACCTGCGTGCTTGAGGACGCCACCGTCCCCCGCTCCAAGATGCCGGACATGATGACCGCCCTGGGCCGCATCGCCGACGAGTACAAGCTGACCATCGGCACCTTCGGCCACGCGGGCGACGGCAACCTCCACCCCACCATCATGACCGACAAGCGCGACAAGGACGAGTGGCACCGCGTGGAAGAGGCCGTCAACGCCATCTTCGAGGAAGCCCTGGGCATGGGCGGCACCCTCTCCGGCGAGCACGGCATCGGCATCGCCAAGTCGCAGTGGATGGAGAAGGAGACCTCTCCGGCCACCATCGCCTACTGCCGTAAGATGAAGGCCGCCCTCGACCCCAACAACATCCTCAATCCCGGCAAGATCATCGGGACCTAG
- a CDS encoding L-lactate permease — MSIGLLALIAFIPIALALVLMVGMRWPATKAMPLAWAACALGGILIWQLPAGYVAALSLQGVVTAISILIIVFGAILILHTLKYSGGMETIQCGFQNISADPRVQAIIIGYLFAAFIEGAAGFGTPAALAAPLLLALGFPPLAAAVVCLVFNSFPVTFGAVGTPVILGLKFLRGLVEQAVATGGAGVNFDSMEAFNHLIGQWSTIMHLPMIIILPIFMLGFISRFFGPERSWMPGFRAWKFCVFAAVAFIVPYLFFAWFVGPEFPSLIGGLIGLGVVVWGARRGIAVPKDTWSFGPQSKWEEDWVGTVRPEEDCKFEAHMSQFRAWMPYVLIGIILVITRIPELGLKGFLAAQKIPFNNILGYESVNAAIAYLYLPGTIPFILVALLTVGIHGMKGGNVSRAWSDSFKKMKNPTIALFFAVALVSIFRGSGIGDAALNPNSYPSMPLAMADFVASIAGQAWPIFAGFVGGLGSFITGSNTVSDLLFAEFQWGMASQLDLPHQVIVAAQAVGGAFGNMICIHNIVAVCAVVGLSGQEGAIIRKTFWPFLLYGLVVGLMVTLMSYVFMPNLF, encoded by the coding sequence ATGTCAATCGGACTGTTGGCCCTTATCGCCTTCATCCCCATCGCGCTGGCGCTGGTCCTCATGGTGGGGATGCGCTGGCCGGCCACCAAGGCCATGCCGCTCGCCTGGGCGGCCTGCGCCCTGGGCGGCATCCTGATCTGGCAGCTTCCCGCCGGCTACGTGGCGGCGCTTTCACTGCAAGGCGTGGTAACGGCAATATCGATTCTGATCATCGTCTTCGGGGCGATTCTCATCCTGCACACCCTGAAATACTCGGGCGGCATGGAAACCATTCAGTGCGGTTTCCAGAACATCTCCGCCGACCCGCGCGTGCAGGCCATCATCATCGGCTACCTGTTCGCGGCCTTCATCGAGGGCGCGGCCGGCTTCGGCACCCCGGCGGCCCTGGCGGCCCCGCTGCTGCTGGCGCTGGGCTTCCCCCCGCTGGCCGCGGCCGTGGTCTGCCTGGTCTTCAACTCCTTCCCCGTGACCTTCGGCGCGGTGGGCACGCCCGTCATCCTGGGCCTGAAGTTCCTGCGCGGCCTTGTCGAGCAGGCCGTGGCCACCGGCGGCGCCGGGGTCAACTTCGACTCCATGGAGGCCTTCAACCACCTCATCGGGCAGTGGTCGACCATCATGCACCTGCCCATGATCATCATCCTGCCCATCTTCATGCTGGGCTTCATCTCCCGCTTCTTCGGCCCCGAGCGCTCCTGGATGCCCGGCTTCCGCGCCTGGAAGTTCTGCGTCTTCGCCGCCGTGGCCTTCATCGTGCCCTATCTGTTCTTCGCCTGGTTCGTGGGACCGGAGTTCCCGTCCCTCATCGGCGGCCTGATCGGTCTGGGCGTGGTGGTCTGGGGCGCCCGCCGCGGCATCGCCGTGCCCAAGGACACCTGGTCCTTCGGTCCCCAGTCCAAGTGGGAAGAGGACTGGGTCGGCACCGTCCGCCCCGAGGAGGACTGCAAGTTCGAGGCGCACATGTCCCAGTTCCGCGCCTGGATGCCCTACGTCCTCATCGGTATCATCCTGGTCATCACCCGCATCCCCGAGCTCGGCCTGAAGGGCTTCCTGGCCGCCCAGAAGATCCCCTTCAACAACATCCTGGGCTACGAGTCGGTTAACGCGGCCATCGCCTACCTCTACCTGCCGGGCACCATTCCCTTCATCCTGGTGGCCCTGCTCACCGTGGGCATCCACGGCATGAAGGGCGGCAACGTCTCCCGCGCCTGGAGCGACTCCTTCAAGAAGATGAAGAACCCCACCATCGCGCTGTTCTTCGCGGTGGCCCTGGTCTCCATCTTCCGGGGCTCCGGCATCGGCGACGCGGCCCTCAACCCCAACAGCTACCCCTCCATGCCGCTGGCCATGGCCGACTTCGTGGCCTCCATCGCCGGCCAGGCGTGGCCCATCTTCGCCGGCTTCGTCGGCGGCCTGGGGTCCTTCATCACCGGCTCCAACACGGTCTCCGACCTGCTGTTCGCCGAGTTCCAGTGGGGCATGGCCAGCCAGCTTGACCTGCCGCACCAGGTCATCGTCGCGGCCCAGGCCGTTGGCGGCGCCTTCGGCAACATGATCTGCATCCACAACATCGTGGCGGTCTGCGCCGTGGTCGGCCTGTCCGGCCAGGAAGGCGCCATCATCCGTAAGACCTTCTGGCCCTTCCTGCTCTACGGACTGGTCGTGGGCCTGATGGTCACGCTGATGAGCTACGTGTTCATGCCGAACCTGTTCTAA